GCGAGCACACCGAGCGCCCGCAGCCGCTCCGCGTGCGCGGCGTCGCGCACGCCCTCAGCGCCGACCCGCAGGCCCATCTCCTTCGCCCGGGCCACCAGCTGCCCGAGGTGACGCGAGGCGACCTCGTCGTCCCGCTCGGCGAGCGCGTCGACCACCTCGCCGGTGAGGATGACGTGACGCACCGGCAGCTGGTGGGTGCGGATCAGCTCCAGGTCGGCGCTGCCGGACACGGCCAGCACCAGGTGCGCGCCGAGATCGGCGAGCACCGCCAGCGAGTCGATCACCTCGCCGTGCGGGTCGAGCACCGACGGCCCGTCCGTGCACAGCCGCAGCGCGCCGGCGGGCAGGTCGTTGCGGTCGAGTTCCTCCTTGACCAGCAACACCAGATCCGGGTCGGTGGCCAGCCGGTAGGGCAGGCGCACGCACACCTCGGGCGCGGCGTCGCCGAACTTCTCGCGCCAGCGGGCCGTGGCCGACAGGGATTCGGTGAGCAGCCAGCGCCCGAGCGGGATCATCATGCCGGTGGTGGCCGCCAGCGGGTAGAAGTCCTCGGACTCCAGATCGCCGAACTCCGGGTGGTTCCAGCGCAGCCCGGCGTTGACCACGGCCAGCTCGTGCTGCCGCGCCAGCTTCACCGTCGGCTGGAAGACCAGCGAGAACTCACCGTTCTCCAGCGCGCCGGCGATGGTGGCGCCGAGCCGGTAGCGGCTGCGGTCGCGCGCGTCGAGTTCGGGGTCGAACAGCATCCACTGCGCCTTGCCCGCCTCCTTCGCGCGGTGCAACGCGATCTCGGCGGCGCGGAGCAGGTCGTTCGCCGAACCGCCGGCCGCCTTGCGGACCACGATCCCGGCGCTGGCGCTCACGCCGACACCGAGTTCGTCGTAGTAGACCGGCTCGGTCAGCTCGTCGAGCACCCGCTGCACCAGCGCGATCACCTCGGTGGCGTTCAGCTCGCCGTGCAGCAGCACCGCGAACCCGTCACCGGAGAGCCGCGCGATGAACGCGTCGTGGTCGGCGAACACGGTGCCCAGCTTGCGGCCCACCGCGCGCAGCACCTGGTCGCCCAGTTCCGCGCCGAGGCCGTCGTTGATCACCTTGAACCCGTCGATGTCCAGGTACACCAAGGCGACCTGGCCGGGGGAGTCCGCCGAAACCGCGGCGTCGAGCTTGGTCGAGAAGCTCAGCGCGTTGGGCAGGCCGGTCAGCGAGTCGTGCAGGGTCTGGTGGCGCAGCCGCTCCTGCAGCAGGTGCAGGTCGTTGACGTCCTCGACCATCAGCACCGGGTACACCCGGTCGGTGTTGTCACCGGGCAGCTGCGACAGCGTGACGTTGACCCACAGCGGGTCGTCCTCGGCGTTGGACAGCACGATCAGCTGGCGGTACAGGGAAAGATCGGCATCGGCCAGTTCGGCCAGGCCGGTCCGCAGCGTCGCGGCGCCCTTGTCGGTGGAAGCCAGGCTCGGGATCGGCGTGCCCTGCAGCGACTCGGACCGGCGCCCGAGCATGCGGCCCAGCGCCGGGTTCGCCTCGACGATCACGCCGTCCTGATCGGCCAGTGCGATACCCAGCGGTGAAGCCGAATACAGCGTGGCGAACCGGAGTTTGGCGCCTTCGCGCGCTGGATCGGTGTCGGCACACAACTCGTGGGCGAAGGAGAGCAGGCTTCCCTCGAGTTCCTCGGGCGGAAGCGATACTCCTTCCGTGTCGGCCAATGCGACCGCCCATTTACGGGCGATCTCCACCAATCCTGGCACGTCACCAGGTCTCGGCACACTCCACCTCTTCATGCGATGCAAAGGCCAGCTCAAAGCCCATGCGGGGATCGGTGCGCCCGCACAGCACACGAGCCAGCCGAGAGTCATGTCACGTCATCACGCAGCAAGCTGGGTGTCTACCGGCTGAAAGAGTGATGATCGGTACTCGAACGGGTACTCTAAGTGTGACAGATTATCGCCTGGTCAGGAGGATCGGGAGGCCGTCCGCCGGTACCGGTAGCGATACGTAGTCCCAGCGCGCCTGGTAGCCCGCCGGAACCGACCAGCGGAACCGCCGGAGCATCTCGTGCAGCAGGGCTTTCACCTCGAACATGCCGAAGTGCAGCCCGATGCACTTGTGCGCGCCGCCGCCGAAGGGCATCCAGGCGTAGCGGTGGTTGCGATCTTCGCGCCGTGCCTCGGAAAACCGGTCCGGGTCGAAGCGCATCGGCTCGGTCCAGCACGCCGGGTCGAAGTGGTTGACCGTCGGCGACACGCCGACCAGGCAGCCCGCCGGTAGGTGAAAACCCAGAACTTCGGTGTCGTGCAAGGTTTTGCGGGCCATCGATGGTACGGGCGCGACCAGCCGCAGCGCTTCCTTGACCACCAGTTCCAGTGTGGACAGTTCACCGAGTGCGGCGACGTCGGGGATCTCGTCGCCGAGGCGCAGCGACTCCTCGCGCACGCGTTCCTGCCATTCGGGATGCTTGGCCAGGTAGTACACCGCGGCGGCACTGGTGATCGTGGTGGTGTCGTGCGCGGCCATCATCAGGAAGATCATGTGGTTGACCACGTCGGCGTCGGAGAACCGCTCGCCGTCGTCGGTGGTGGCGTGGCACAGCGCGGAGAACAGGTCCTCGCCGTCGTCGCGGCGCTTGGCCGGCAGGTTCTCGCGGAAGTAGCGCTCCAGCACCTTGCGGCCGTTGAGCCCGGCGGCCCAGCGCCCGCCCGGCACCGGCAGCCGCACGATCGCGGTGCCGGCGCGGACCGAGTCGACGAAGGCGCGGTTGAGGTGTGCCGCGCCGTCGCCGCCGGGCATGTCCATGAAAACGCGGCTCGCCACATCGAGGGTCAGCCGTTTGAGCGGCCAGTACAGCCGCGGCCGCGAATCCGGTGACCACGCGCCGATCCCGTCGCGCAGCGCGGGTCCCATCTGGGTGACGTACCCGGCGAGGCGGTCACGGGTGAACGCCTCCTGCATGATCCGGCGGTGCGCGAGGTGCTCGCCGAAGTCGAGCAGCATCAGGCCGCGGTGGAAGAACTTCTCGATGAAGAAATCCCAGCCCTGTTGTGAGAAGGCCTTGTCCTTGTTGACCAGTGCGATCTGGGTGGCGTCGGGCCCGGCGAGGCTGACGATCCGGCGGCCGAAGGCGCCCATCCAGGAGACCGGCCCGTACTGCTCGTAGCGGCGCAGCCCCCACTCGACGCCGAAGCGCATGAAGTCGAGGGAGTGCCCGATCAGCGGGGCGCCGTCGTCGCCGGGGATGGCCTTGAGGCCGCTGCCCGCCGGGGGTGGCGCCAGTTCCTTGGTGGGCCAGCGCTGCCCGAGCAGTCTGCGGTCGACCGCGCGGGGGAGCGGGATCGAGGTGAGCGGCGGGACCCGCTCGCGCAGCGCTGTGGTCACCCTGCTGACGGCGGGTGCGGAGAGCGGGCTCGGCACGGTCGGCTCCTCTCGTCGCTGAGAGACCTGCCCCTACCACCATGCCCCCTTGTTGGCGCTCTGACAAGAACGCGAACGGGTCACTCCGGGTGTCACGAAAGCCGCCTGCGTGACCGGCTCACCCGGTGGCGAGTTCGGTGCGCAGCTGCAGTGCGGCGGCGACCAGGTTTCGCAGGGCCGGTTCGATTTCGGCGTAGCCCCGGGTTTTCAGGCCGCAGTCCGGGTTCACCCAGATCCGCTCGCGCGGGACGGCGGCCACGGCGGTGCGCAGCAGCTCGGTCACCTCCTCGACGCCCGGCACCCGGGGTGAGTGAATGTCGTACACCCCGGGGCCGACACCGCGCGCGAAGTTCCCGAGGCCGTCGAGGACCTCCATGCGCGAGCGCGCGGCCTCGATGCTGGTGACGTCGGCGTCGATGGCGTCGATCGCGGGCAGGATGTCCCCGAACTCCGAGTAGCACATGTGCGTGTGGATCTGCGTCGAGTCCGCGATGCCCGAGGTGGCCAGCCGGAACGATTCGACCGCCCAGTCGAAGTACGCCTGATGTTCCGAAGACCTTAGCGGCAGCAGTTCGCGCAGTGCGGGCTCGTCGACCTGGATGATCCGGATGCCCGCCGACTCCAGGTCGTGCACCTCGTCGCGGATCGCCAGCGCGACCTGCCGCGCGGTGTCCGCGAGCGGCTGGTCGTCGCGCACGAACGACCACGCCAGAATGGTCACCGGGCCGGTCAGCATGCCCTTGACCGGCTTCGCCGTCAGCGACTGCGCGTACGACGCCCAGTCCACGGTCATCGGCCGCGGCCGGGACACGTCACCGAACAGGATCGGCGGCCGCACGCACCGCGAACCGTAGGACTGCACCCAGCCGAACTCGGTGGCGGCGAACCCGGACAGCTGCTCGGCGAAGTACTGCACCATGTCGTTGCGCTCCGGCTCGCCGTGCACCAGCACGTCGAGGCCGAGATCTTCCTGCAGCCGCACCACTTTCTCGATCTCGTCGTGCATCTGCGCGCGGTAGGCCGCCGCGTCGATCCGCCCCGCCCGCAGCGCCGCGCGCGCCTTGCGCACGTCACGGGTCTGCGGGAACGACCCGATCGTGGTGCTCGGCAGCGCGGGCAGCCCGAGCGCCTCGGCCTGCGCCGCGGCGCGCCGGGCGTAGTCGCCGCGGCGGCTGTGCTCCGGCTTCAGCGCCGCGAGCCGGGCGCGCACGCGATCGTCGCGCAGGTCCGCGGCACCGGCGCGGTCCGCGGTGGCCGCGCGCGCCGCGGTCAGGTCCGCGGGCTCACCGGCGAGCGCCCGCCCGAGCAGCACCACCTCTTCGACCTTCTGCTCGGCGAAGGCCAGCCAGCCGCGCAGCCGTTCGTCCAAATCGGACTCCCGCGCGGTGTCGTACGGCACGTGCAGCAACGAGGCCGAAGTGGACACGCCGACCGACCCGGCGGTGCCCAGCAGGGTCGCGGCCTTCGCCAGCGCGGCGTCGGCGTCGACCCGCCAGATGTTGCGGCCGTCCACCACCCCGGCCAGCACCTCCTTGTCCCGCAACGCGCTTTCCGCCGCCACGGCGTGCACCGCGTCCGGGTCGGTGACCAGGTCCACGGCCAGCGCGTCGATGGGGGAGCGGGCGAGCACACCGAGCGCGTCGCCCAGCGCGCCGAAATACCCGGCCACCAGCAACTTCGGCCGCCGCTCCAGTCCGCCCAGCGCCGCGTACGCCTGCCGGAGCGCTTCCAGCTCCTCGGCAGTGCGATCCGCGGCGAAGGCCGGTTCGTCCAGCTGGACCCACCGCACGCCTTCGTCGTGCAGCGTGGTGAGCAGCTGGGCGTAGGCGGTGACCAGCTGGGGGAGCAGGTCGAGCGGCCGGAAGCCGCCGGGAGCGTCCTCGGCCGCCTTCGCCAGCAACAGATAGGTCACCGGGCCGACCAGCACCGGGCGCGTCTGGACGCCGATCGCCCTGGCTTCGCGGTACTCGTCGAGCGGCTTGCCGCCGGAGACGGTGAATTCGGTGTCCGGGCCCAGTTCCGGCACCAGGTAGTGGTAGTTCGTGTCGAACCACTTCGTCATTTCGAGCGCGGGCGCCTCCTGGACCCCGCGCGCCGCGGCGAAGTAGGTGTCGATCGGCGAAAGTCCGAGCTCGGTGAACCGCCGCGGCAGCGCGCCGAACAACACGGTGGTGTCGAGCACCTGGTCGTAGAAGGAAAAAGTGTTCGAGGGCACCGTGTCGAGCCCGGCCCTGGCGAGCCCGCGCCAGGTGTCCAGGCGCAGTTTCCGCGCCACCCGCCGCAGTTCGGCTTCGTCGATCCGCTCGGCCCAGTAGCCTTCGACGGCCTTCTTCAGTTCCCTGTCCGGACCGATCCTGGGGTAACCGAGAACGGTCGAACCCAGGCGATTGTGGTCTGCCACAGCTCTCTCCTCGCGAGCTCGTCCGACGAGCCCGGGACGGCGAGGGGCAGCACGAACCAGCGACCTGGTTCGGACGTGTCCTCCCGCGAGACCCGGACCCGCGCGCGCCGGCGGCGCGCGCACCACGGGCAGGTATTCGGACTCACGGGCGGGGCTCCCAGTTGGTGGGAGCCGGACCTACCGGCTGTCGCTTCCCGGGCGGTGCCCAGTGCTTGACCGCTTGCGCGGTGACAGCTTTCGTTCCCGCTTACCGCTGCGGGGCAGTCCCGGATTCACACCGGGTTCCCTGTTGCCTCCCCATCACGCGGCACGAAAAGAGCTCGGCCACGCCATGGCGAACCAGTGGCGTGGCCGAGCCTAGCGGGCGGGATCAGTCCCAGTCGAGTGCGCCACCGCTCTGGTACTCGATGACGCGGGTTTCGAAGAAGTTCTTCTCCTTCTTCAGGTCCATCGCCTCCGACATCCACGGGAACGGGTTCTCGTTCTCCCCGTAGATCGGCGCCAGGCCGATCTGCTGCGCGCGGCGGTCGGTGATGAAGTGCATGTACTGCTCGCACAGCTGGGCCGAGAGCCCGAGCATGCCGCGCGGCATGGTGTCGCGTGCGTAGGCGACCTCCAGCTCACACGCCTCCACCAGCATGCCCCGCACCTCCGCCTGGAACTCTTCGGTCCACAGGTGCGGGTTCTCGATCTTGATCTGGTTGATGCAGTCGATGCCGAAGTTCAGGTGGATCGACTCGTCGCGCAGGATGTACTGGTACTGCTCGGCGATGCCGACCATCTTGTTCCGGCGGCCCAGCGACAGGATCTGCGCGAAGCCGGTGTAGAACCACATGCCCTCGAAGATCACGTAGAACGCCACCAGGTCGCGCAGGAAGGCCTGGTCGGCTTCCGGGGTCCCGGTCTCGAAGTCCGGGTTCTCCAGGTTCTGCGTGTACTTCAGCGCCCACGCGTCCTTGTCGGCGATCGAGGGCACCTCGCGGTACATGTTGAACAGCTCGCCCTCGACCAGGCCGAGGCTCTCGCAGATGTACTGGAAGGTGTGCGTGTGCACGGCCTCCTCGAAGGCCTGGCGCAGCAGGTACTGGCGGCACTCCGGGTTGGTGATCTGCCGGTAGACCGCGAGCACGATGTTGTTCGCCACCAGGGACTCCGCGGTGGCGAAGAAGCCGAGGTTGCGCTTGAGCATCTGCCGCTCGTCCTCGGTCAGCCCGTCGGGCGACTTCCACAGCGCGATGTCGGCCTGCATGGCGACCTCGGTCGGCATCCAGTGGTTGTTGCAGCCGGCCAGGTACTTCTCCCACGCCCAGGTGTACTTGAGCGGGAGCAGCTGGTTGACGTCGGCGCGGGCGTTGATCATGCGCTTGTCGTCGACGCTGATGCGCTCGGCGCCGCGCTCGATCTCGCCGAGGCCGGTGGCGTCGGTGAGCGGTGCTTCGGTGTTCGTCATCGTCAGGGGGTTCCTTACTGGCAGGCTTCGCAGTCGGGGTCGTCGATCCGGCAGGCCGCGCCGTCGGTGGCGGCGAAGTCCACGTCCTCGACCTTCGGCAGTTCCTTCGGCTTGGCCACCGGGGCCGGGGGCACCGCGGGCACCACGGCGGGCGGCGCGGCCGGGACCGACGCCGAAACCGAAGCGGACGGCGACGGCGACGGGGTGGGCGCCGGGGCCGGGGTGGGCGAAGGCGCGGCGGCGGCCGGGGCGGGCGTGGCCGAGACGGCGTTCAGCTTGCCGTCGGTGCCCCGCAGGGTGCTCTTCTCCACGTGCGTCGCGGACTGCGCCCGCAGGTAGTACGTGGTCTTGAGGCCCTTGTGCCAGGCGTAGCGGTACAGCTCGTCGAGCTTGCGCCCGCTCGGCGCGGCGATGTACAGGTTCAGCGACTGCGCCTGGTCGATCCACTTCTGCCGCCGCGAGGCCGCGTCGACCAGCCACTTGCTCTCCACCTCGAACGCGGTGGCGTAGAGGGCCTTGAGGTCGTCGGGCACGCGGTCGATCTGGCCGAGGCTGCCGTCGAAGTACTTCAGGTCCGACACCATCACCTCGTCCCACAGGCCGCGCTCCTTGAGCGAGCGGACCAGGTGCGGGTTCACCACGGTGAAGTCACCGGACATGTTCGACTTGACGAACAGGTTCTGGAACAGCGGTTCGATGGACTGCCCGACCCCGCAGATGTTGGAGATCGTCGCGGTCGGCGCGATCGCCATCACGTTGGAGTTGCGCATGCCGACGGTGCGCACGCGCTGGCGCAGCGGCTCCCAGTCCAGCGTGGTCGAGGTGTCCACGTCGAGCGCGTCGCCGCGGCGGGCGTCGATGAGCAGCTGCATCGAGTCGATGGGCAGGATGCCCTTGCTCCACAGCGAGCCCTCGAAGGTCTGGTACTGCCCGCGCTGCTCCGCCAGGTCGGTCGAGGCCGAGATGGCGTAGTAGCTGATGTACTCCATGCTGCGGTCGGCGAACTCCACCGCGGCCTCCGAGGACAGCGGCAGGCCCAGCTCGAACAGCGCGTCCTGGAAGCCCATCAGGCCGAGCCCGATCGGGCGGTGGCGCAGGTTGGACCGGCGCGCCTCGGGGATCGTGTAGAAGTTGATGTCGATCACGTTGTCGAGCATCCGCACCGCGGTGCGCACGGTCTTCTCGAGCCGCTCGGTGTCCAGCCCGTCCGGGCCGACGTGCTTGAGCAGGTTGACCGAGCCGAGGTTGCACACGGCGACCTCGTCGGCGCTGGTGTTCAGGGTGATCTCGGTGCACAGGTTCGACGAGTGCACGACCCCGGTGTGCTGCTGCGGCGAGCGCAGGTTGCACGGGTCCTTGAAGGTGATCCACGGGTGCCCGGTCTCGAACAGCATGGTCAGCATGCGGCGCCACAGCTCGACCGCGCGGACCTTGCGGAACACCTTGATCTCACCGCGCTCGGCGGCGGCCTCGTACTCGCGGTAGCGCTCGGCGAACGCGTTGCCGTAGAGGTCGTGCAGGTCGGGGACCTCGTTGGGGGAGAACAGGGTCCAGCCCTCGTTGGCCTCCACCCGGCGGAGGAACTCGTCGGGCACCCAGTTCGCGGTGTTCATGTCGTGGGTGCGGCGGCGGTCGTCACCGGTGTTCTTGCGCAGGTCGAGGAACTCCTCGATGTCCACGTGCCAGGTCTCGAGATAGGCGCAGGCCGCGCCCTTGCGCTTGCCGCCCTGGTTCACCGCGACCGCGGTGTCGTTGGCGATCTTGAGGAACGGGACCACGCCCTGCGACTGCCCGTTGGTGCCCTTGATGTGCGCGCCGAGGCCGCGGACCGGGGTCCAGTCGTTTCCGAGGCCGCCCGAGTACTTCGCCAGCAGCGCGTTGTTCTTGTACGCCTGGAAGATCGAGTCCAGGTCGTCGTCCACCGTGGTGAGGAAGCAGGAGGACAGCTGCGGGCGGGTGGTGCCGGAGTTGAACAGCGTCGGCGTCGAGGCCATGAAGTGGAACGACGACAGCAGCTCGTAGAACTCGATGGCGCGGGCTTCGCGGTCGTCCTCGCGGATGGCCAGGCCCATCGCCACGCGCATGAAGAACGCCTGCGGCAGCTCGAACCGGATGCCGTTGTGGTGCTGGAAGTAGCGGTCGTAGAGGGTCTGCAGGCCGAGGAAGCCGAAGTCGAGGTCGCGCTCGGGGCGCAGCGCGGCGGTGATCTTGTCCAGGTCGAACGAGGCCAGCTCGCTGTTGACCAGCTCCAGCTCGATCGCGCGGCGCAGGTAGTCGCGGAAGTAGCCGGGGTAGACCTGCGCCATCTCGTCCTGGCTGGCCAGGCGCGGGCGCCCGGCCAGGTAGCTCAGCGCCTCGGCGCGCAGCTTGTCGGCGAGCAGGCGGGCGCTGACGTAGGAGTAGTTCGGCTCCTGCTCGACCAGCGTGCGGGCGGCCATGATCTGGGCCAGCGCCAGCTCGTCGGCGGAGATGCCGTCGTAGAGGTTGCGCCGGGTCTCGGCCAGCACCGGCTCGGCGCTGACGTCGGACAGCCCGGCCACGGCCTCGCCGACCACGTGCGCGACGCGGTCCCAGTCCAGCGGGCGCAGCACGCCGTCGGCGGACTTGACGTGCAGCACGTTCTCGTCGCGCGCGGGGGCGGCGGCCGCGGCGCGGGCCTTGGCGCGCTCGTCGCGGTAGAGCACGTAGGCGCGGGCGACCTTGTGGTGCTCGCCGCGCATCAGCATCAGCTCGACCTGGTCCTGGATCTGCTCGATGTGCAGCGAGGTCTCCGGGCCGGCGTGGCGCAGCAGCGACTGCTCGACCTGCTCGGTCAGCTCCGCGACCAGGTGGTGGATGCGCGAGGACGCGGCGGCGTCGTCACCTTCGACGGCGAGGAACGCCTTGGTCATCGCCACCGAGATCTTGTTCGCGTCGAACGGCGACACACTGCCGTCACGGCGGATGACGCGCACGGTGGCGGTCTGGTCCGTGACGGACGGTGGCCGCTGGTTTGTCTCGGTGATGTCCAGTGACATGCGTGGCTCCAAAAGGGCGCGTTGGTTCCCCACACCGTCTCGAGAGGCGGTGTGCTGTGCGGTGGTGCAGGTCTGGCCGAGGTGCGCTGTCCAGCGGTCTCCCGTCGCTGCTGCGCTCTCGGTGCCCAGAGACTACATGTAGGGGTGTCGGCGCGCACATGCCCCAACGGGTGGCGTGTCGCGCGCTTCCCGAATGATGAAATCGACCCTCCCCCAGGCAGGTTAGGGGCGGTTGCTCGGCTGCTGCTCAGAGGACGTTTGACGGCTTTTGAACCGGGTGCGGATCACCCGCGGCACTGGGCCGTTCGGCATCAGGAACGCCACTCAGAGTGATGCCCCGGCACCAGCCGGTACCGGGGCATACCTCGTCCGAGTAGGGCGGGATCACCCGCCTCGGGGGAGAGGGTACGCAAACAGGACATGGCGGCGTCCGCCGCGCCGAGGCGGCCGGCCACCTGCCCTGTTTACTCGCCGAACGTGAGCCGGAAGTCCGCCAGGTGCGCGCTCGGCCCCGGACGGCGGCCGTGGAGGAAGCCGAGCGGGCCGTCCGGGTTGAGGTTCCAGCTCGCCGACGCCAGGTGCGGGCGGGCGGTCGAGCGGACCGGGGTGTACTTCAGCGCGCCGGAGAGTTCCTGGGCGATGCTGAACGCGGTGGGCGGGGCGAACGGCAGCCCGGCGCGCCGGGTGAAGGCGGCGGTGGCGATCCAGCCGTCGGCCAGGCTCGCCGACGCGGTGAAGGTGCGGCCGTGCGTGAAGTCGAACGCGGCGAGGTCCTTCGGAATGCCCCACAGTCCGCGCCCGCCGGCCAGCGACACCTCGCTGTCCACCCAGATGTCGGTGATCGACCCGGTGGCGCGCGTGCCGTTGCGGACCGCGACGGTGGCCAGCAGCTCGTGGTAGGAGAGCTGGCCGGGCGGCTGGTAGTCCAGCCAGGCGGTGACCACGATCGCCCGCCCGGCGACCACCACCGGGTCCAGCCCGCCGGGCAGCGCGGGCAGCGCGTCCACCGGCACCCGCCAGGTGGTCGCGTAGGCCTGACCGGCCAGGTTCCAGGGTTCTGGTGGGTACTCGGTTGGGTACTGGGTCATTTGCCATCCATCCAGGGCAGGTGGCCCGGAATGTCCCCGGGCACGCGCAGCTTGAACCCCGGCGGGCGCTTCTGCAGGAACGACAGCACGCCCTCGACCGCGTCCGGATTGGCCGACAGGCCGCCGATCAGCTTCGAGTCGACCTCGTGCACCGGGAACGGGGAGTCCGCCGAGGACATCCGGTAGAGCAGTTGCCGGGTGACCGCGACCGAGACCGGCGCGGTGGTCTCGATCAGCTCACGGGCCAGTTCGTAGGCCTTGCCGAGCAGTTCGCCCGGCTCGTGCACGCGCTGCACCAGACCGGCCCGGAGCGCCTCCTCGGCGCCGAACACGCGGCCGCTGATCATCCAGTCCATCGCGGTCCCCATGCCGACCAGGCGCGGCAGGAACCACGCCGACGCGCCCTCCGGGTAGATCCCGCGGCGCACGAACACGAAGCCGAAGCGGGCGTCGGAGGAGGCCAGCCGGTAGTCGGCGGACAGCGTGATGGTGATCCCGCCGCCGATGGCCGCGCCGCGGATCGCCGCGATCACCGGCTTGTTCATCGTGAACACGCGCTTGGAGCAGCGGCCGGCCGGCTCCTGCCACTCCGGG
The genomic region above belongs to Amycolatopsis sp. YIM 10 and contains:
- a CDS encoding cytochrome P450 codes for the protein MPSPLSAPAVSRVTTALRERVPPLTSIPLPRAVDRRLLGQRWPTKELAPPPAGSGLKAIPGDDGAPLIGHSLDFMRFGVEWGLRRYEQYGPVSWMGAFGRRIVSLAGPDATQIALVNKDKAFSQQGWDFFIEKFFHRGLMLLDFGEHLAHRRIMQEAFTRDRLAGYVTQMGPALRDGIGAWSPDSRPRLYWPLKRLTLDVASRVFMDMPGGDGAAHLNRAFVDSVRAGTAIVRLPVPGGRWAAGLNGRKVLERYFRENLPAKRRDDGEDLFSALCHATTDDGERFSDADVVNHMIFLMMAAHDTTTITSAAAVYYLAKHPEWQERVREESLRLGDEIPDVAALGELSTLELVVKEALRLVAPVPSMARKTLHDTEVLGFHLPAGCLVGVSPTVNHFDPACWTEPMRFDPDRFSEARREDRNHRYAWMPFGGGAHKCIGLHFGMFEVKALLHEMLRRFRWSVPAGYQARWDYVSLPVPADGLPILLTRR
- the metE gene encoding 5-methyltetrahydropteroyltriglutamate--homocysteine S-methyltransferase — protein: MADHNRLGSTVLGYPRIGPDRELKKAVEGYWAERIDEAELRRVARKLRLDTWRGLARAGLDTVPSNTFSFYDQVLDTTVLFGALPRRFTELGLSPIDTYFAAARGVQEAPALEMTKWFDTNYHYLVPELGPDTEFTVSGGKPLDEYREARAIGVQTRPVLVGPVTYLLLAKAAEDAPGGFRPLDLLPQLVTAYAQLLTTLHDEGVRWVQLDEPAFAADRTAEELEALRQAYAALGGLERRPKLLVAGYFGALGDALGVLARSPIDALAVDLVTDPDAVHAVAAESALRDKEVLAGVVDGRNIWRVDADAALAKAATLLGTAGSVGVSTSASLLHVPYDTARESDLDERLRGWLAFAEQKVEEVVLLGRALAGEPADLTAARAATADRAGAADLRDDRVRARLAALKPEHSRRGDYARRAAAQAEALGLPALPSTTIGSFPQTRDVRKARAALRAGRIDAAAYRAQMHDEIEKVVRLQEDLGLDVLVHGEPERNDMVQYFAEQLSGFAATEFGWVQSYGSRCVRPPILFGDVSRPRPMTVDWASYAQSLTAKPVKGMLTGPVTILAWSFVRDDQPLADTARQVALAIRDEVHDLESAGIRIIQVDEPALRELLPLRSSEHQAYFDWAVESFRLATSGIADSTQIHTHMCYSEFGDILPAIDAIDADVTSIEAARSRMEVLDGLGNFARGVGPGVYDIHSPRVPGVEEVTELLRTAVAAVPRERIWVNPDCGLKTRGYAEIEPALRNLVAAALQLRTELATG
- a CDS encoding acetoacetate decarboxylase family protein gives rise to the protein MTQYPTEYPPEPWNLAGQAYATTWRVPVDALPALPGGLDPVVVAGRAIVVTAWLDYQPPGQLSYHELLATVAVRNGTRATGSITDIWVDSEVSLAGGRGLWGIPKDLAAFDFTHGRTFTASASLADGWIATAAFTRRAGLPFAPPTAFSIAQELSGALKYTPVRSTARPHLASASWNLNPDGPLGFLHGRRPGPSAHLADFRLTFGE
- a CDS encoding diguanylate cyclase domain-containing protein, which produces MKRWSVPRPGDVPGLVEIARKWAVALADTEGVSLPPEELEGSLLSFAHELCADTDPAREGAKLRFATLYSASPLGIALADQDGVIVEANPALGRMLGRRSESLQGTPIPSLASTDKGAATLRTGLAELADADLSLYRQLIVLSNAEDDPLWVNVTLSQLPGDNTDRVYPVLMVEDVNDLHLLQERLRHQTLHDSLTGLPNALSFSTKLDAAVSADSPGQVALVYLDIDGFKVINDGLGAELGDQVLRAVGRKLGTVFADHDAFIARLSGDGFAVLLHGELNATEVIALVQRVLDELTEPVYYDELGVGVSASAGIVVRKAAGGSANDLLRAAEIALHRAKEAGKAQWMLFDPELDARDRSRYRLGATIAGALENGEFSLVFQPTVKLARQHELAVVNAGLRWNHPEFGDLESEDFYPLAATTGMMIPLGRWLLTESLSATARWREKFGDAAPEVCVRLPYRLATDPDLVLLVKEELDRNDLPAGALRLCTDGPSVLDPHGEVIDSLAVLADLGAHLVLAVSGSADLELIRTHQLPVRHVILTGEVVDALAERDDEVASRHLGQLVARAKEMGLRVGAEGVRDAAHAERLRALGVLAGRGPFIAESATKSDVEELIDRHAAG
- a CDS encoding ribonucleoside-diphosphate reductase subunit alpha codes for the protein MSLDITETNQRPPSVTDQTATVRVIRRDGSVSPFDANKISVAMTKAFLAVEGDDAAASSRIHHLVAELTEQVEQSLLRHAGPETSLHIEQIQDQVELMLMRGEHHKVARAYVLYRDERAKARAAAAAPARDENVLHVKSADGVLRPLDWDRVAHVVGEAVAGLSDVSAEPVLAETRRNLYDGISADELALAQIMAARTLVEQEPNYSYVSARLLADKLRAEALSYLAGRPRLASQDEMAQVYPGYFRDYLRRAIELELVNSELASFDLDKITAALRPERDLDFGFLGLQTLYDRYFQHHNGIRFELPQAFFMRVAMGLAIREDDREARAIEFYELLSSFHFMASTPTLFNSGTTRPQLSSCFLTTVDDDLDSIFQAYKNNALLAKYSGGLGNDWTPVRGLGAHIKGTNGQSQGVVPFLKIANDTAVAVNQGGKRKGAACAYLETWHVDIEEFLDLRKNTGDDRRRTHDMNTANWVPDEFLRRVEANEGWTLFSPNEVPDLHDLYGNAFAERYREYEAAAERGEIKVFRKVRAVELWRRMLTMLFETGHPWITFKDPCNLRSPQQHTGVVHSSNLCTEITLNTSADEVAVCNLGSVNLLKHVGPDGLDTERLEKTVRTAVRMLDNVIDINFYTIPEARRSNLRHRPIGLGLMGFQDALFELGLPLSSEAAVEFADRSMEYISYYAISASTDLAEQRGQYQTFEGSLWSKGILPIDSMQLLIDARRGDALDVDTSTTLDWEPLRQRVRTVGMRNSNVMAIAPTATISNICGVGQSIEPLFQNLFVKSNMSGDFTVVNPHLVRSLKERGLWDEVMVSDLKYFDGSLGQIDRVPDDLKALYATAFEVESKWLVDAASRRQKWIDQAQSLNLYIAAPSGRKLDELYRYAWHKGLKTTYYLRAQSATHVEKSTLRGTDGKLNAVSATPAPAAAAPSPTPAPAPTPSPSPSASVSASVPAAPPAVVPAVPPAPVAKPKELPKVEDVDFAATDGAACRIDDPDCEACQ
- a CDS encoding ribonucleotide-diphosphate reductase subunit beta, producing the protein MTNTEAPLTDATGLGEIERGAERISVDDKRMINARADVNQLLPLKYTWAWEKYLAGCNNHWMPTEVAMQADIALWKSPDGLTEDERQMLKRNLGFFATAESLVANNIVLAVYRQITNPECRQYLLRQAFEEAVHTHTFQYICESLGLVEGELFNMYREVPSIADKDAWALKYTQNLENPDFETGTPEADQAFLRDLVAFYVIFEGMWFYTGFAQILSLGRRNKMVGIAEQYQYILRDESIHLNFGIDCINQIKIENPHLWTEEFQAEVRGMLVEACELEVAYARDTMPRGMLGLSAQLCEQYMHFITDRRAQQIGLAPIYGENENPFPWMSEAMDLKKEKNFFETRVIEYQSGGALDWD